TAACTAGTGTATATATCAagagttaacatttttaaattggcGTGCAAGAGGCCTGATTCAAAGTAGCTCACATGGTAACATTTATTATAATACTGTGATATATTTAgtaataaatattacaaatgtaTAAGTCTTCTAAGACCCAAAATGTatacttaagaaatattttggctaggcatggtggctcacacctgtaatcccagcacttctggaggccaaggtgggaggatcacttgaactcagcagTTCAGGACCAGttcgggcaacatggcaagagcctgtctctacaaaaaatagaaataaagttggctgggcgtggacatgcacacctgtagtcccagctattcaagaggttaaggcaggaggattgcttgagttcaggaagtcagagttgcagtgagttgtgatcttGCTACTGTAGATCTCTTGCTACCAGCCGAGGTccgagagtgagaccctgtctcaaaaaaaaaaaaaaaaaaaaaaaggtctgagaGTCAGTGGatgaagcagaaaagaaaaatttaaaaagaaaataaaaattttttacaagggaaaaaaagttttatttaaaaataaaatccgaAATCACTGCCCATCAAGTACATAAGTATGGGTTTTATAGCTAACAGTGTTGCTCATTCTCCCTATTTATAGAGTGTCTTTGGTTTGCAACTGGAAAAGGTAATAGTCTTATGTGGCTTAGAACCATATGATGTCTTTGCTCAAACAGCAATGTCTGCTTCTCCTATTTTACAGCTGCAGACAAATATGATACAAACACCTGGCTTCACCGTGTACTTtatcttacttatttatttatttttttgagatagaatctcgctctgtcacccaggctggagtgcagtggcaagatctcggctcacttcgcctcctgggttcaggcaattctgcctcagcctcttgagtagctgggattacaggcacctgccaccacgcctggctaatttttgtatttttagtagagatgaggtttcaccatgttggccaggctggtcttgaactcctgacatcaggcgatctgcctgccttggcctcccaaagtgctgggattacaggtgtgagccactgcgcctggcttcaCTGTTTACTTTAAAGCTCCCCTTTTCTCCATCCACTTGCTGAATTGCCTTCATACAGTCTGAGGGTCTTGCTGTAATCCATTCTCTACCTGGGCTGCAGTAAGCATTGAAAGTATATATTAATTAGCAGCTATTTTCCCCGATATGTACTTAGGGCTTTCTATGTGCCAGAGTCCaaagtcagtgagtgagtgagtgggtgaatgaatgattatttatttatttatttatttatttatttgacagggtcttgctctattacccaggctggagggcaatagtacaatcatagctcactgtagcctataactcctgggttcaaagcaatcatcccacctcagccttctgagtggctagGGCTACAGGTCCTCGGTCTCTGTtatgctgagtgtggtggtacagaCCTGTAgccttagctactcaggaggctgaggtctctgctgtgttgcccaggctggtcccaaattcctggcctcaagtgatcctcctcccttggcctcccaaagcactaggatgaGCTACCATGCAAAGCCTGTGTTCTTAACCACTGAAAAATAAGAGACGTCTTTAATCTTCATATTTAATTCTAAATTATCTTAATGGTGCTGAGTCACAACTTTCTGGTGGATTGACTAAAATATAGGAAATGCGGAGGGAAATGGTCTATTTTATACTAGAAAGGGATACATATTCAAGTAATAAATTGTGTTATCCAGCACCATTAAGGATAAGAATTCATAACAATGGAAATATTAAGCTTctgtagatattttaaaaagcctttaGAGAGCAACTTTTGAGCTCTGAAACTGGTTTCAGGTAGGCTCAAGACTATATTTTAGGACTATTTTCCGGTTATCAGAGTTCCTTTGCATTCAATTCCAGATATTTCCTGAGTATCTTGGCCTAGCCAGACCATCCTACCACTCCTAAAATGTATACTACTTCTCCTATAAATCCCCCCccataaagattatttttattggccgggcatggtggctcatgcctgtaatcccagcactttgggaggccgaggtgggtggatcacgtggtcaggagttcgagaccagcctggccagcatggtgaaaccccatctctactaaaaatacaaaaaatgagctgggcatggtggtgcttgcctgtagtcccagctactcgggaggctgaggcaggagaactgcttgaacttggcagacggaggttgcagtgagccgagatcgagccattgcattccagcctggacaacagagtgagattctgtctcaaaaaaaaaaaaaaaaaaaaaaaaaggttactttTATTATTCcacggtttttgtttttttttttaaaggatgtgtGAGAAGTCAGGCCctggaggctgaagttggaggattacatgagcctaggagttctagtccagcctgggcaacatagcaagatgctgcctagaaaaacaaaaataaaaaattatgtatgaGAAAGGTCTCCAGATATAGAGGGTTATATTCAAAGAATTGTACATTTAGTTACTTTAATCAAGACAGAAAAACAGTGATAATCTTACAATATTTGCAGTACAAagtttggattaaaaaaaattatccaaaaaaaCTCCCTCATTTATTTCCATCTGATTATATACAATTTCTCAAATAACTGATGTAAAAGTATATGGACAACTAAAGCGTACAATACATACTTGAGGGATTACTTACATGTCAAAATTGTAAAACCTCaaattatatgaatttttaaaaatgcatagacATCCTGTTTACTCCAGAGAGGATACCTAATCATGAACTCTTAAAATTAATAACATACTATGTTAGAGAAACCCAGCTTTTGTCTTGATTTGGAAATGTCTGCTTTGACATGACTTTGATCTAAAATTGCTTTCTCatgcacatttgtaatcccagcactttgggaggccgaggcaggcggattgcctgagctcaggagttcaagaccaccttgggcaacatggtgaaaccctctctctactgaaaatacaaaaaattagccaggcgtggtggtgggctcctgtagtcccagctactcaggaggctgaggcaggagaattacttggacCCAGAGTAGAGGTTGcatgcagtaagccgagatgacaccactgcactccagcctgggtgacagagggagattatctccaaaaaataatgatgattaaaaaaaaaataaaactgctctCTCATTATAAAGTCAGGTTCTTGTTTCAGTAGGAGTTAAAAAGGAGCTTCTCCTATCCTGATTTGAGGAAGTGGGAGAAAGTCCTACGCCTGGATGATACAGGGCCAGAATTCAGCAAAATTACTGTATTTCTTCCAAAGTGTTTCTTTCTACCTGCCAACATCAATACATTCCTTTCTCAAaagatgttttattttggtttttaataattaaaaaaaaaaatatgttcccTTGTAAGGCTTTAATACAGTACAGTATCTCAGAAGAGCAGGTAAAACatcaaacataaaaagaaaataagaaagtcttgatgaataattaatattatatatctTCTACAATTtgatacacaaaataataaaaacttaattttaacaTTAACGCTACCTTTAGGGACTTTTTTGAACAGCAGAAATCATATCtccatttttaattgtggtaCTTTTATGGCAGCTTCTCCAACTTCTTTTGATATGTCTACTCCAAGAGGACATCTACATCATAAGCAGAcaaatcatattatttatttgcttCATGATCCATCACTAGTTCTGCAGACTATTTGCTTAGAATTATGACAATATAAATATCAAATGTTTAATTCATCATATGTGGTAATGATTCTTAAATACTTACAAATATACCGGGACCTCAAGTCAGGATAATGAAAGCTAGTCTCAATAAGAAATCTAACTTTTGAGATGTTCTTGAAAGAAAGTTTTACTGCTCTTAAATACTGTAAAtaagttaaaaacataaaatgaaatataaaaataatgaaaaatgtctTATAATTCTCTACAAAGCTgaaaaggtaaaaacatttttgcCATACAGCTAAAGTCAAACCTGTGTCCATTCACATTTTAGAAATGTCCTAGGTTTCTATAGGTTCTTCTCTGAAGTTTAAAAAGCTGCCTTGCCCCTTTTCTACCATCCTTTGCCATTACTAGCCAAAGAGGTCTTAGTTCCTGCTGTCTTTTTCTGTTCCTCCTCAGTAACTAATTTTTGCTTCAGATTTCTGCTTTTCTACCATGTTGTCCAAGATAAGACTTTGCTTTGACTGAATCCCAACCTGGAAAAAGCCATCATCTCCAGCCTCAACACTGTCACAAGGTGACACAACTGAATCAGAGGATATACTCTATCTGAGACAAGGTATCAAAGGGATGCCTTCCAGTACTACTAACTCAATTCAGTTCATTCATGATCAGCATACATGTAATTCATGTATAGCACAACTGTCAAGTTACGGAATATAATGCtgacagttgtgtgtgtgtgtgtttttttttttttgagatggagtctcgctctgtcacccaggctggagtgcagtggtgtgacctcagcttactacaacctccacctcgaggattcaagcaattctcctgcctcagcctcccgagtagctgcgattacaggcgcctgccactacacctggctaatttttgtattttcagtagagatggggtttcaccatgttggccaggctggtcttgaactcctaacttcaggtgatctgcccgcctcagcctcccaaagtgctgggattacaggcatgagccactgtgcctggccagtgctGACAAGTTAAAACATCAGATGAAACAGTgttcaaaatataattatgttagattatgaaaataattcttttacTATTCCAGAATTAACTTATAACAGAATTTGATAGTAATTTGAAAAACCAGCCAGgcaatggtggctcacacctgtcatcccagaattttgggaggctgaggtgggtggaacacttgaggcctggagtttgagaacagcctggccaacatggcaaaacccaaaaactaaaaatacaaaaaattagctgggcacagctgtgtgaacctataatcccagctactcaggaggctgaggcatgacagtCACTTGAAtgcgggaagcagaggttgcagtaagccgagaatgcaccactgcactctagcctgggtgacacagtgagactctttaaaaaaaaaaaaaaaaaaaaaaaagtaaaagaaaaagctgTGCTATTCACTGGAACTTTGATTTGGGAGAGGAAATAAGGCTTGCAGGAAACAGCTATCTTTTGGCCAATTCTCAGCTGCCTGTGTGAAAGCATAATCACAACCCACTCTCACACCTGAATGCTTTCTGCATGTTTTCCTTAAATTTCCCAGCATACCTGCTGGTTCTGAGATGTTCCTGACATTGCCAAAGTCCAGGCCATGGACACAGTTTACATTCTAGTTCCAAAGGAGGGAATTCATCACTCTTATTCATGACCTGTTTCTAACTCACCTAAACTTGTCaagatttttataatttgataCTATAGCAAAAATATTTCTCATATGGTATCAACCTTAACTAGGTTCATGAAAGAAATTTATGTAACTTTCCTTCAAGTACCACCAGAATGTCAATGAAAACCTCATATATAAAGGCAAAATCCAGGCTTTGTCTTAAGTAATGTAACTTGCATAAAGATCATGAATGATATCACATACTTTGGTTCATAGCGGATGCCTTCTATGTCATGTAAAATGCCCAAGCCAGCACGTAGTCTTTCAATACCGTTCCTAAATaagaatcattaaaataaaatcaatagctCCAAGATCTGAAGGAAGAAGGTTTAGTATGATAAAACGGCAATTAATATTTACATAGTTACGAGTGAAGCACATATATCCTGTGGCCTACCATGCAATCATAATGCCATTATCAGTGCACAGTCTGGGAGGAGGACACAACAAAGTGCACTGTGTTGCGTTTGTTAAAATTTCCAGAGCTCTGCGGACATAGAAGTTACTTGCAACACCACCAGATGCAACCTGAAGGAATTGAGAAAACCAAAATAACTATCATATATGGATAGGAACCAAGCTGTTAATTAAACCTGGGGAAAATATCAGCATTATACAATAATAAACTATCCCATTTTGAGATTGGTAATGGGCAAatgatatatctatataataaaaatttggaaagaaaaaaattactaacaATTCTAATAGCATACAAACATTACtagcatttttgtatattttcttccaaCCTTtcatctaaatatttatttaatataatcacAATCATAGAACATCATTTTAGACTctgaatttattaaatattttgtgcaTTTTACTACATAACtctgaaaagattattctttgaTATCCAAGTAAAATTCCATCTATGAATTACCACCATTTAAACATTTTCCCActttagtttataatttttaaatgaataaagttTAAGCTACAGTTAAACAGGATGTTTGTCTCAAGGCTTTTAAACACAATTAAAGGGATTTCAGCTGGTACAATATAGTGGATTTATCAACATAAGTGTCACGAAAGTTGGTATACCACCTCCCACTGCTAAATTTGACTGgcttattaaaaaacaaacaaaggaattTCATCAAAGGATGAAGGAAATCCatctatttttctaaaaatagtgATAGCAGTTACTGCATTTACTTTCTTTATTGTAAGCCCTCTTTTAAATCCAACAAGAGGATGCGATCTTAGACTTATGAGCCATAGAAGCTATACAGATGTCCCATGAAGCTGCCAAACTAGTACAAGAAATGGCTGTTAGTCTTTCCTATCCTGCATAATTTCATACTGTCAGGGCTAGCATAGGGCATAAAGATCTGTTCATCCTAAACACCAGGTCAAGGTCTTGGGAAAAAAGTAACATATTGCAAAGTGTAACTATTactttaaaatgagataaaactTACCAGTACTGCATTATTTTGAGGTAACAAGTCTCTCTGCTTACAAAACAGAATAGCCCGATGTGTTCTTTTCACAATATGACATGCCATTGTGTGCTGTACTGTGGCAGCAATGTCTGCAGCTGAAGACAGGACTTGCCCCTCCTCAATACCTGCAGAAATGAGCAGGCATTTTTAGGCACAATCCAGGAACATTTATCTGTTCAACTTTACTAATTAGAAATAtaccttcctctttttcctttttcattattcttttattaGTAACTTGTTGAAGTccagtaaaagaaaaatcacagttTTTAGCATGATGCAAGGGAGGTTTGATGTCAAAATGAAATCTATTTCCTTGTTTGGCCAAATGTTCTATGGCTTTCCCACCACTCATGGTGGAGCACTCTGGATGTTTTATTAAAGAAAGTCTTCTTGCCACCTatcaaaaaattatatttttttagagtcataaaattaaatactttgaaACGAAAAGATGCAAAGGAAATGAATTGAAAATtactaacaaaacaaaacccccctGAATGAATAAAACATGCTATACTTTGGCAAATATAGACTACAGCTGATATTCAGGTAAGCAGACAACTCTGCTCCTTATGATGACCCGAACAATAAGAGGCCAATCACTGCCCCATCTACGTTTGCTCTTCTATTGGGGTTGGAAAATAGGCTTGAAGTTGACAATGACTGCTTAATGATGAATGTCAATAATAAGAACTTGTCCTATACTTTCTTCCTATTAtttcactgtggaaagcagtgtttttatatatatggcAGTAGCCTCTGTAGTATTCTAAAACAAAGGGCGGGGGGGGGGGACCCTACCTGTCTATGGTGTCAGCAATTGTGATTTAATTCTGTGCATTGCATCTTTAATGTCATGTTAATCTATATATGTTctcttattttaccttttttgcaGTATGTTAGTTTACAAAGCACGttctttcacatatattatttgaCAAAATACATAACTGTATCTGCAAACTATTTCAGCTTTTATGTACAGATATGAACCTCTTAACATTTTATTAGGAAAGGCTAAGAATTATACAATTGTGTActactctttgtattttttcttaccattgtgaatttttttcagtttattaagATATCATTCAGAAATATTTAGGTGAATGGTGGTAGCACATCGATTGCTACTTAGTTGAAATGGACAACGTAacaaaaaagaatggagaaattAATTCTTAAATAATTACCTTGTCAAGCATGTCACCTGGTGCTATGTCCAAAGACTTTCCAAGAAGCAGAAAATCTGAAACTCCTTGAACTAATGCCAATAGACAGTGACCTCCAGAAatcaaaagaactaaaaaaggaaattctACTTTATTGGTCAACCTAATAGTAAGTGCATGAGCCTCCATATGATGAATGGGAATGAATGGCTTTTTTAACTGTCCTACCAGCTGTAAGCTAAATGATAAGCCCACTCCCAGGCTTAAAGCAAGTCCTGGTTTTATGGTAGTTGCAATTGCTGAGAGGTCACTTGGTGAGATTCTACTGGCAGAAAGAGCTTCTTGTACTATTCGTTGAATATTGTCTCTGTGAAGCTGTTGAGCTACTGCAGGAACAATCCCACCTGTTCTGAAAGAAAGACagctttttgtagttttaagatTGTAAAAATGAGGAAAACTGATAATATATTACAGTTAAAGGCATGTCTTCAAGTTAATCATTACATAGCTAagtcaaatattttctaattgtgTGCCTTCTAACACAGCACACTATGGTTAAAACTCAGTAAGCAGTAATTAAGGGGATAATGTTTCTGACTTTTTCAACTTATGCACAACAAAATCCCATGGATTTGTTTGTTGACAAATGAAATCACCAAAATAATCTTGCAAAGCATTCCAGACAAGTTTTGAGCATGGGAAGGACaggaaaaaattgtatttaaggaaaattaatttccttgcTGACAGAAGAATTTAAGAGAGATTACAGTGAAAGTATTTGTGTAAAATGATTATATCTTAAACTGGGTGAttgtggaaatggaaagaaagggaCAGAGAACCTTAAGAACTGTAATAACTAATTGAATTGAATATAAGGGGACAGGGGGACTAAGGCATCAAAGTTTGTTCAGCTATTCAGCTGGAATGACTGggagaaaagaaattctaaaagacAAACATGAAGACAGTTTTATAAAGAAgatgagtttattttaaaacacattccAATTGAGGTCACAGCAGGACAGCAGATGGCTTGCAATCCTGAAATACAGTTTGGGAATCTGGTGCTCAGAGTTGGTAATTTGGATTTTTGGTCCATGTAGGATGGTGGATGGCCACTCCAGATGTCAAGTGTAAAGAACTAAGAGACAAATTTGCTAGCAACAAATTTGCTACCATGTGATTGATTTACAATATGAGAACTAGAGCAATAAAATAGAGTCTGCAAATTGCCCTgctagtttcaaaaaaaaatcttcaaatatttgatgTTGCAAGACCTACTAGTTCTATGTGTAGAAATGAAAATCCTCAGTAAGTgcattcaatgaatatttgctgagtaattaaaatattgtttcagGCAATGAGGGGGATATAAATGAAATGATCTGATTTCAACACATCCACATTGTAATATAATTTTCCTTAATTCTTCAAAGCTACTTTTTCTCTTATATTCCTCATCTTTGTTAGTGGCATCAGATAACCCTTGGGTTTCAAAGTTCATCTttacttcctttctctccttcactCTCCCCATTTAAGTTTATCACCACTCCCACTGCCAAGTCTCGAAAGCCCTCATCTCAGTCTAATTTATTCAACAGTCTTCTAATTGTACTTTCCTAACTACATCCTTTGATCCTTAAAGTCCATCCTATATTGCTGCCAGAGAATACTCTAAAGCACAGTGCTACTCCTGTTATTCCCCTACTCAAAACCTTTAGTTTCGTGGAATTTGGGAGGCATCAAATCTAAATTATCTCCCTGCCactcattccttccttctctgtcttgcctcccttctttcctttctatgccttttctgtgtattttatcTTCCAGGGATTATGCTAAACACTAGGGCCAAATAAGAACATGGCTTTATTCTCAAAgaattaataataacaatgtatttttgTCTTACTATGATTTGTAGACAGTATGGAGTGTGGATTAGGGAACAAAGCTAATAAAGAGGCAGGGAAACCACTGAGGCTTGAAGCTATAGCCAAGAGTCTATGCAAAAGACAATAAAGGATTGAACTCAATCAGTGAGAAAGCAGAGGAAAGTTGCAAAAAATATTTGGGAGATGGATTTACTATGAATGACTGATTTGGATGTGGAATGGTGAGGGAGAATTCAAGGATGTCCTTCAGGTTTCTGGCTTGGAAAAAGGGACTCCTCCTGCCAAGTAATCCTC
The sequence above is drawn from the Macaca mulatta isolate MMU2019108-1 chromosome 12, T2T-MMU8v2.0, whole genome shotgun sequence genome and encodes:
- the OSGEPL1 gene encoding tRNA N6-adenosine threonylcarbamoyltransferase, mitochondrial isoform X1, which translates into the protein MLILNKTAGVFFKPSKRKVYEFLRSFNFHPGTLFLHKIVLGIETSCDDTAAAVVDETGNVLGEAIHSQTEVHLKTGGIVPAVAQQLHRDNIQRIVQEALSASRISPSDLSAIATTIKPGLALSLGVGLSFSLQLVGQLKKPFIPIHHMEAHALTIRLTNKVEFPFLVLLISGGHCLLALVQGVSDFLLLGKSLDIAPGDMLDKVARRLSLIKHPECSTMSGGKAIEHLAKQGNRFHFDIKPPLHHAKNCDFSFTGLQQVTNKRIMKKEKEEGIEEGQVLSSAADIAATVQHTMACHIVKRTHRAILFCKQRDLLPQNNAVLVASGGVASNFYVRRALEILTNATQCTLLCPPPRLCTDNGIMIAWNGIERLRAGLGILHDIEGIRYEPKCPLGVDISKEVGEAAIKVPQLKMEI
- the OSGEPL1 gene encoding tRNA N6-adenosine threonylcarbamoyltransferase, mitochondrial (The RefSeq protein has 1 substitution compared to this genomic sequence), which translates into the protein MLILNKTAGVFFKPSKRKVYEFLRSFNFHPGTLFLHKIVLGIETSCDDTAAAVVDETGNVLGEAIHSQTEVHLKTGGIVPAVAQQLHRDNIQRIVQEALSASRISPSDLSAIATTIKPGLALSLGVGLSFSLQLVGQLKKPFIPIHHMEAHALTIRLTNKVEFPFLVLLISGGHCLLALVQGVSDFLLLGKSLDIAPGDMLDKVARRLSLIKHPECSTMSGGKAIEHLAKQGNRFHFDIKPPLHRAKNCDFSFTGLQQVTNKRIMKKEKEEGIEEGQVLSSAADIAATVQHTMACHIVKRTHRAILFCKQRDLLPQNNAVLVASGGVASNFYVRRALEILTNATQCTLLCPPPRLCTDNGIMIAWNGIERLRAGLGILHDIEGIRYEPKCPLGVDISKEVGEAAIKVPQLKMEI
- the OSGEPL1 gene encoding tRNA N6-adenosine threonylcarbamoyltransferase, mitochondrial isoform X2; this translates as MEAHALTIRLTNKVEFPFLVLLISGGHCLLALVQGVSDFLLLGKSLDIAPGDMLDKVARRLSLIKHPECSTMSGGKAIEHLAKQGNRFHFDIKPPLHHAKNCDFSFTGLQQVTNKRIMKKEKEEGIEEGQVLSSAADIAATVQHTMACHIVKRTHRAILFCKQRDLLPQNNAVLVASGGVASNFYVRRALEILTNATQCTLLCPPPRLCTDNGIMIAWNGIERLRAGLGILHDIEGIRYEPKCPLGVDISKEVGEAAIKVPQLKMEI